Within Novosphingobium resinovorum, the genomic segment CATGTACGACTGTGTCTTCCCGCTAGTAGCCCGAATCGGCGAACGGGCTCTCGTAAAGCAACTTGGCCCGCAATTGAACGTCGTGACCCGACGATGGTGCTTCGACAAGCTCAGCATGAGCGGAATGAAGAAGCCGTCTTCCCGTTTCCGCTCATGCTGAGCTTGTCGAAGCACCATCGTGCAAGGCACACTTCGGCGCCCCGCATCCGGATCTCCCCGAAGGGAAGATTATCGCGATCTTGGGAAGATGCTGGCAGGAGTGGAGGGACTCGAACCCACGGCCCTCGGTTTTGGAGACCGATGCTCTACCAACTGAGCTACACTCCTGCGGGCTCGGGGGCCTCTAATGAAGGACTTGCGCGATGGCAAGCGGCGATTGTGGACCGGCGGAGCGAATATGTCGATTCGCGCTCGTTATCCCCATCTGCTAGGACGCTTTCGTGCACGCGCCCCGCTCAAATCCGATCATCGAGCCCGAACTCCTGATGCTCGCCTATCGCAGCGGGATATTTCCCATGTCCGACGCGCGCGACGATCCGGAGATCTTCTGGATCGAGCCGCGCCTGCGCGCGATCCTGCCGCTCGATGGGCTTCGCGTATCCTCATCGCTCGCGCGCACCCTCAAGCGCGGGAAGTTCGAGGTCACCTGCAACCGCGCCTTCTCGCAAGTCATGGACGAATGCGCAGCGCCGAGACAGGCGCGCGACGGGGATGCCAATGATGACGGGGGAGACAGCTGGATCAGCCACCGCATCCAGGCCAGCTACGAGAACCTGCATTTCCTCGGCCACGCACATTCGATCGAGGTCTGGCGCGATGGCGAACTGGTCGGCGGGCTCTACGGCGTCGGCTTCGACCGTGTGTTCTGCGGCGAATCGATGTTCTCGCGCGTCAGCGATTCGTCGAAGGTAGCGCTGTGCTGGCTGGTGGCGGCGCTGCGACGGGGCGGCATCACCCTGCTCGACTGCCAGTTCATGACCTCGCACCTCGCCTCGCTGGGCGCGGTGGAGATGCCGCAGAAAAAATATTTGTCGCTGCTGCAGGCAGCCCAGTCGGGCTATTGCTCGACAGCGGGTTCCTCGACCGGCTCGGGATCGGCCGCCGTCGGAGAAGCGCTCGGCGACGCGGCAGGGGCCGGAGTGCTCTCACTGCCCGAGGCGTTCGAAGCCCTGCTCGGCGACGCGTCGTCCTGCGGACTGGCTTCTTCGCCCGGGAAGCTCATCGCGCAGCTCTTGACCCAGACGTCGTAGACCGGGTGCTCGACCACGTTGGCGCCGGGGTTGTTCTTGAACAGCCAGCCGGAGAACACCTTGTTCCACGCCAGCTTTTCCTCGGTCGTGCGGCGCTGTTCGACGAAGACCTGGACGAAGGCGCCCTCTTCCTGCGGCTTTTCCCAGGGCAGCGTCTTCTCGCAGGTGG encodes:
- the aat gene encoding leucyl/phenylalanyl-tRNA--protein transferase, whose translation is MHAPRSNPIIEPELLMLAYRSGIFPMSDARDDPEIFWIEPRLRAILPLDGLRVSSSLARTLKRGKFEVTCNRAFSQVMDECAAPRQARDGDANDDGGDSWISHRIQASYENLHFLGHAHSIEVWRDGELVGGLYGVGFDRVFCGESMFSRVSDSSKVALCWLVAALRRGGITLLDCQFMTSHLASLGAVEMPQKKYLSLLQAAQSGYCSTAGSSTGSGSAAVGEALGDAAGAGVLSLPEAFEALLGDASSCGLASSPGKLIAQLLTQTS